The Citrus sinensis cultivar Valencia sweet orange chromosome 4, DVS_A1.0, whole genome shotgun sequence DNA segment GTTAAATTATCTGAGTGTGGTGGGTTGATGGGAGATGCTTGATATGATGTAGTGGATTAACTGCATGTGGAATGTGTTTCAGGCTGATACTCGAGCTCTGAAGTTGAATGCTTGGAAGCAGCTTGCCTTTGAGGAGGGTATGTAACGATCTTTTCCTGTCAATTTTCTCACATTAGTTTGTcctgaaataaaaatcattatagtTTATAGCTCAATATATGTACCAATCACGTATTCTACTTGGTAAATAGCTCTTTGGGGAGACAAATGGGAAAATATTGCTAGTTAGGTAATGAAGTCTCGGGACTGTCAGTTTTTTCTTGATTATGGGATTGGAAGCTAGTTGAAAAAAGTCATATTTCTTTCCCATAAGCGCTTAATTTAGTGGGTTCTCTTCTTAAGTTAGATTCTATATTCTGGATTGTTTTATGCAGTTGAAAGGCTTGAATTCTTCTTGCATTCCGTCCTAAGAGGGTGAATCTGAATTGTCTTAGGCACTTTGATATTACTTAGGTGGTTACATTGATGCTCTTGCAGGAAAGGAAATTCCTCAAGAAGGTGATGTGCTCAGACAGATACTTAATGCAGGTGCTGACCATGTTCTACATAAGGTTTGAAATTCTCTGTcatgttagaatttttgtttttttttttttttggtcctaACGTGCACATCATCCCATTATGGTGCTGAATGTTGTCTCTGATATGCACTTTATGATTGTTTCTTGTTATGACTTTTAATACTGATAAGGTGGAGCTCAAGGGTTATCCATTTGCTTAGGCCTTGGTTTTGCCAAAGAGGCATTAGCTCTTTCTGTTGTTCTTGATTTGTTTGGACTGGAATGCGTAATCCATTTCTTTGCCTTTTTGCCGATAAATCTGGTCAAGCAGTTGTGTAACATATTCACTAGCATGGAATTACCCAATGATGATTTCATTTGAGGATTCCTTAATGTAATATATTgtatgaatttgtattttgttgcTTGTTGGTTGACCCTGTTTTTTGTATGTCCCAACATTTTCCTGTCCCTGTGTGTGCGTGAATTTCTGTCtccgtgtatatatatatatttgggaGAAATAAGCTTCCATACCATTTTCTATCTGCCATTACCACAAGAATGTAAATCTCATACAAGTAgatagaagagagagagagagagagagagagagagtgagaaaaATGAAGTTACAGTTACCCTaaaaattggttatttttatCTGTATCTTggtataaatgtttttctgCATGTGATTCTGTCATTCGTCTACTTTTTGCACCTTATATCTCTTATATCTTACCACTCTGAAAATATCCAGGTGTTGCTTTGGGGTAAAGAAGAAAGTGAACTGGATAGGTTGAAGTCAAGGCTTACGCAGTTATATTATGATAATCTCCTTTCAGTGAGAGCTCATTTTTATTCGTCCTGTCTTAGTTATTATGTTTGTTTGTTAGATGCAAAACTTAATATGTTCACAATTTCCTTCATTCAGGTTACAGAGCCCATGGAGGGGCTACAAGAATGGCTGGATGCTGTGTCCTCAGCTCGCATCCCTTGTGCTGTTGTTTCAGGTCTTGATCGAAGAAAAATGGTTGAAGCCTTAGAGCGAATGGGACTTCTAAAGTATTTTCAGGTTGGTATCTTCAagcaatcaaattattttattgatggaGATAATAATTGTTACTTGTTGACACATTAATCAACATGGCCCTGCAAGAGATATATCCGGTTGTgatttcttatattaatttagcAAGTTGTACTAGTTGCCTAGTAATCGGATTGTTTATTATCATACTTCATTTCTCTGTGTCATTCTATATGCAACAGTTTCATGGTCTCCATTTGAAATCTAGGTCTCATTTTGGTCTGTTTCCCAATTGTCATGTCAACCATATTAGAGACTTGACGCAGTTTGAAGTGAAAATCTGACTGATTGAGAACAAACTTTTGGTTTGCCATAAATGCATTAAAGAAGAGAAGGTGATCAAGATTTCTTTGGATTTTCAGGCTATAGTGTCTGAGGAAGATGGCATGGAGTCAATGGCTCATAGATTTCTTTCTGCAGCTGTGAAGGTATGCTGGGGAGTAAGCTTAATTATTCATCTTAAAGTTTTATGTGCATGTCTTCCATTGTGGCTTCATCTTGAAAACATGAAATTTGGGGTATGACACAATGCATGTGTAGGAGATTGACCAGATAGGTTCTGATATTTGTATTGATCTACatgatcaatttttttgcaGCTGGATCGGAAACCATCGAAGTGCGTGGTATTTGAGGATGACCCTAGAGCCATAACAGCTGCTCACAACTGTACAATGATGGCTGTAGGCTTAATTGGTGCTCATCGCGCGTGagtattcaaatttcaaccactttatttttcaattgctGAGTGgccaaaaatgtgttttgttaatattatttgtaattcTGAAATGCAGGTATGATCTAGTCCAGGCTGATTTAGCAGTCGCTAATTTTAACGAGCTTTCGGTGATCAACCTACGGAGATTGTTTGCTAACAAGGGTTCTACTTTCATGGAACGGCAAAAACAGATTGTCGAGAAAGTTCCTCCCAAAAGAAAACTTACGATCGATACCATTTTCTGATTCATTTTCATCCTGTCGCTTTCTCTTCTATTGCCACAGTTTCTTCTGTAATTAAGCAGCAGCCCATATTGCAATTTCTTGGTGTTTATCTAGAAAAAATCATATACCAATTGGTTTTTGGTATATCAATGTAGAATATTAGTTACATGTATGCAATTCTTTCAACTCATCATAGAAACCTTAAAATTTCAGAATTCGATTGTCGGCATATCCTCCCGCCAGGTTCATATCCAATGTTGATTCACTTTTATAGTTGCCTAATTAGTGAATTTTGGTGGTAGTTGGCATTGGTATCAACTTTCCAAGATCGGAGCATCATCCAaaaattcttctaatttttccctttaaagtatttatttgtttactaaCGTGCTAGATATGGTAAAGAGAAGTTTAGAAAGGTAAGTCCCTTTtcatgatttttcaaataaaataattatatattattttaatcaaaaaatttttcatcaaaataataattactataatattttCCTCCATCCAagaattataagataaaatattaatataatataaaattaaaggttgacttttgaaataaaatttttcaaatgagatagtgtttattaaagaaagagaagcactatcttttttaaagaatttcatttaaagtgtttttttaaacttttttttgtaaaatttcatttgaacAAACTTTTGGCGGTGATCTTAGCATGTCATTTAAGACTTATTC contains these protein-coding regions:
- the LOC102624916 gene encoding uncharacterized protein LOC102624916: MNCKIRSSYSSPSIFEAMPQMDCTYSNIRSTSLLIPSRPALSSAHQLFFPSTLKLSKFKRLVIKNACGFDENGSFNGFPITPNKLFMQEAIGAEYGEGFETFRQDGPLKVDVDFLNDRLQEGFLKRIRYAMKPDEAYGLIFSWDVVADTRALKLNAWKQLAFEEGKEIPQEGDVLRQILNAGADHVLHKVLLWGKEESELDRLKSRLTQLYYDNLLSVTEPMEGLQEWLDAVSSARIPCAVVSGLDRRKMVEALERMGLLKYFQAIVSEEDGMESMAHRFLSAAVKLDRKPSKCVVFEDDPRAITAAHNCTMMAVGLIGAHRAYDLVQADLAVANFNELSVINLRRLFANKGSTFMERQKQIVEKVPPKRKLTIDTIF